In Corynebacterium aquilae DSM 44791, the genomic stretch GTGTGGAACGTGGTTTTACTGGCCGGTGTTTTGCAGCAGCTGGTTGACTGCCTCATCGACCGCGGATGCCAGATCCGCGACCGGATCATTGGCCGGGGCCGGCGCCTGCGTAGAAGTGGGGCGCTGAACTCGCGGCGTCGGGGTGGGGGTGGGCGGTTTGGTGCCGTCCGATAGCTGCAGGACAACTTCCTGCCCCTTCATCGTCACGCCCGCCGTGTTCACTCCGACGGCGCGCCCCTTCGGCATGCCATTGCCAGGAACAAATTCGGTGCGCACCCGGTAGCCGGCGCGTTCGAGACGCTTGCGGGCATCCGCCTCAGCCAGGCCGGTCACGCGAGGGATGTCCTGGGTGGCGGTGCCGGTGTTGTAGATCGGATCGTAGGGCGGGATGATGCCCTCGGCCGGCCAGCCGAGGGTTTCAGCCAAACCGATCCAGGTGCGGGCGGGCTCCATGCCGCCGTACAGGGTTCCCTCCTGGCACTGGCGCAGCGGGCTGGTGCACAAGGGAGCGACGGTGGTGCCGTCGTTGTAGATGTAGGGTACGGCCGCAAAGTTGGAGTTGAAGCCCATAAACGCCGCCGACTGGTGGGTTTCGGTGGTGCCGGTCTTACCGGCGGTCGGCGCGCCCCACCCCATGTTTTTAGCGGCCTCGCTGGCGGTGCCGTTAACCATGTCGCTACTCATCGCGTTAGCCAAGGCGTGCGCCACACCCTCATCGATGACCTGCTCACAAGGCGGGGAGTCGATGGGAACATCGTTGCCGTTGCGGTCGGTAATCCGCTCAATGGGGGAAGGCTCGCACCACACACCATTGCTGGCCAGGGTGGCCGCCACGTTGGACAACTCCAGCGGGTTCACCGCAGTCGGGCCCAGGGTGAAAGAGCCCAGGTTGTGGTCGATCATGTACTGCGCGATCGACGATTCGCCGTCGAAACTGCCCGGATCCTCATAGTCGCGCAGTCCCAGCCGCACCGCCATATCCACCACGGCCGGCACGCCGACCTGCTGGATCAGCTGTACGAACGTGGTGTTGGGGGATTGGGCCAGCGCATCGCGCAGGGTCATGCTGGGGCGGTACACGCCCGCGTTTTCCACGCAGTAGTAGCCGGGCGGGCAGTTCGGTGCGCCACCCTCACCCATGCCTTGGGCGTTATAGCGGGGCGGCACGTTGAGGATGTTGTCGATACCCATGCCGCGCTCAATGGCGGTGGCAGCGGTAAACACCTTAAACACGGAACCAGCACCCGCGCCGACGCGCGTGAAAGGCTGCGGCAGCACCGTCTCGCCCTCATCCAGGTTCAGGCCATAGTTGCGGGAGGAAGTCATCGCGAGCACCCGCCGGGTGTCCGCGCCGGGTTGTACTACGTTGAGCACCTCGGCGGCGCCGGGGGTGGTGGGGGAGACCTGGGCGGTGACCGCGTTGTGGGTCATTTCTTGGATGGCGGGATCCAAGGTGGTGTGGATGGTGTAGCCGCCGGTGAACAGTTTGTCTTTGGGGAGGTCTTTTTTAGCGAGGTAGTCGATGACGTAGTCGCAGAAGAATCCCTTATTGCCGGCGGTGATGCACCCGTTGGGCAGCCCGGTGGGGACTTCCTGCACGCCGAGCGGTTCTTGCTTGAGGGCCTGCACTTCCTCCACCGGCAGGGCGCCGGTTTCGGCCATGGTGTCCAGCACGGTGTTGCGGCGCTCGATGACGCCTTCCGGGTTGGTGTAGGGGTTGAGCACCGACGAGGATTGCACAATGCCGGCCAGGGTGGCTGCTTGCAGCGGGGTCAGGTCGCTGGCGTGGGAGCCGAAGTAGGTGCGGGCGGCAGCCTCGATGCCGTAGGCACCATTGCCGAAGGGCACGATGTTGAGGTAGCGGGTCAGGATTTCGTCTTTGCTGAGCCGCTTATCCAAATCGCTGGCCATGCGCATTTCGCGCAGCTTGCGGGGGATGGATTGCTCGGTGGCTGCGACCTGTTCGGCTTCGTCTTCCGCGTCGACGAGAAGTAGATAGTTCTTCACGTATTGCTGGTCGATGGTCGATGCGCCTTCTTGGACTGAGCCGGAGAAGATGTTTTTGACCATGGCGCGGGCAGTGCCTTGCCAGTCGACGCCGGGGTGTTCGTAGAAGCGTCGGTCCTCGACGGACACGATGGCCTGCTTCATAATTGGCGCGATTTGGTCGGGGGCGACGTCGAAGCGGCGTTGCTTGTACAGCCAGGCAATGGGTTCGTCATTGGCATCAAGCAAGGTGGTGACGCCGGGGGCAGAGCCGTCGGTGAGGTCTGCCAGGTTGGACTCCATTGTTTCCTGGGTGCGTGAAATGCCGACGCCGGCAACCGTGGCCGCAGGCGCCAGGCCGACGGCACCTACCAGGCCGGCGGTCACGACTGTGCCAGTGATGATGCTCAAACGACGAAGAAAACTCACGCCCCAACCCTACGTGGCGAAGCTGAGAAAAAGTACCTTTAGCGCCGTCGCGGAGGAAAATTAGGTCGTCGTTGGTGGTGGGGTAGGGGTGTGTCGTGGCCTGTTGGGTGGCTGGTTGATTTGGAAGCGGGGTGATAGTGGGGTGCTGGTGGAATTGTGCGGTTGGGTGGGGTGGAGGGGCAGGACGAGGTGGTGCGGGGTGGTGCAGGGTGGTGCGGGGTGGCGTGGGGCAGAGAAAAGGGTGAATTGGTTCAGCGGGTGGGGGTGGGGCAGTGGGGCCTGTTCTTGCTGCATAGATGCGTTATTGGGGATGTGTTGTGCGGGGGGATGCGCTGTTGAGTGAGCAAAAAATCAGGATTGGGGGAAGCGAGGGGGTAGCCATTTTCAAAAAGTGGGGCAAAAAACGCCCAAAGCTTTTTGGAAGGGGGTAAAGTCCCTTTCTGATCGAGGGGTTCGGCTCCCTTTATCACGAGATAGACGTGATAGGTACTACGAGAAGAAAACCTGTCATTCAGCAGGAAGTTTTTTCTTTCGTGCTGGTCATGACCTTTTTGCAGACGCGCGGTGGCGGCGGGGGTAGGGAAGTATGCAAAAAGGTGCACCCGGAATGGTGTGACTTATTCGACATAGGTGCATGTATGTGAATACACTTACATTCGTCTCGTGAATAGCCGCCCACGTTAGGAGGGAAGCAATGACCGCTTCACTCACCAACACGAAAAACAACCCCTACCTCTCCGCATCGACCACCACGGTCGAGCCCGCAAAAACCCGCGGAGACTGGGTAACCCAAGCAAAGTGCCGCGATGGTGATCCCGACGCGCTCTTTGTCCGAGGGGCAGCACAGCGTCGCGCAGCACAAATTTGCCGCCGTTGCCCTGTCGTCGACCTCTGTCGCGCAGATGCCCTCGACAACAAGGTCGAGTTCGGCGTCTGGGGAGGCCTCACCGAACGTCAGCGCCGCGCCCTGTTGCGCGCCAACCCTGACGTCACCGATTGGGCCGCCTACTTTGAGCGCCATGGCGACGAACTCCTCGGCGTCTAACCCCCACTAGCCGCATCCCATACAGGCCACCTTCGGTGGCGTGTTGAAGGCTCCGCCCCGCGACCCACATCAGGGTTTCCAGCGTGCGGTGCCTTGCGATGAAGGCCCATGCCACCTTTTGCCGGCATGGGTCTTCACTTAATTCCTGCCCCGCTCCAGGACCGGCCACCCCCACAGGTGGGTTTGCTCCCACCACCTTGCGGGGTGAAAACCAGTAGAATCGCCGCCATGACTACATGGGAATACGCGACCGTGCCGCTGCTGTCGCACGCGACCAAGCAAATCCTGGACACCTGGGGCGAAGACGGTTGGGAACTCGTCGCCGTCACCCCCGGCCCCAACCCGGACAACTCAGTGGCCTACCTGAAGCGGCCGAAGCAATGAGCGCCACCCAGCGTCTCGCGGAGCTCGGCATCACCCTGCCCACCGTCGCCGCTCCCGTAGCGGCCTACGTTCCGGCCATCCAGGTCGGCAACCAGGTGTGGACCAGCGGCCAGCTGCCGTTTGTCGACGGCAAATTGCCCGCCACCGGCCACGTCGGCGCCGAAGTTAGCGAAGAAGACGCCAAGGGCTATGCCCGCCAGGCCGCCCTGAATGCGCTCGCCGCCATCGATCAGCTCGTCGGCATCGACAACGTCACCCGCGTGGTGAAGGTCGTCGGCTTCGTCAACAGCCCCGCTGACTTCACCGGCCAGCCCGCCGTCATCAACGGCGCCAGCGAACTGTGCCAGGAAGTCTTCGGGGAAGCCGGCCAGCACGCGCGCTCTGCCGTCGGCGTGGCCGCCCTGCCCATGGGTAGCCCCGTCGAAGTCGAAATAATCGTGGAAATTGCCAACTAGTCGGCAAGCAAAGCAACTACACTTAAAAACCATGGAGCACCCCGCCTACAGTCAGCTGCGACAGGTCACCCCGTCAGCAGCCGTTGTCCTCTGTCCCAATCCCGGATACGCCACCCTCGACGGCACGAACTCTTGGGTTATTCGCGCCGAAGGCGATCCGAAATCCATCGTTATCGACCCGGGCCCGGAAGACGAAGGTCACCTCAACGTCCTGCACTCCAAGTCGGACGAAGTCGGCCTCATCTTGCTGACTCACCGCCACCACGACCACGGTGACGGGGCTACCCGCTTCAGGCAGCTGACCGGTGCCCCCATCGCCGCCAGCGACGCGTCCTACTGCCGCGACGCCGAGCCGCTCAAAGACGGCCAGTTCATCACCCTCGACGGTGTGACCCCCACCATCGAAGTGATGGCTGCCCCCGGCCACACCAAAGACTCCGTCTGCTTCTTCATCTGGTCCGGCACCCCCGGCGAATCCACGCTGGAAGGCATCGTCACCGGTGACACCATCGCCGGCCGCCACACCACCATGATCAGCGAAACCGACGGCGATCTGGGCCACTACCTGGAAACCCTCGGCACCCTGGAAGAGCGTGGCAAGGACATCACCCTGCTGCCCGGCCACGGCCCAGAGCACCCGGATACCTCCCAGCTGGCCCGCAAGTACCTCGATCGGCGCGCCCAGCGTCTCGACCAGGTCAAGCAGGCTCTCAAAGAGCTCGGCAAGGACGCCAGCATGAAGGAAATCGTCGACTTCATCTACACCGACGTCGACCCGGTTCTGCGCGACGCGGCCGAACAATCCACCCGCGTTACCATGCGTTACCTGGAAAACCACCCGGACGCCTAAACCGCGCCCCACACAACACCCCACCGCACCCGCGCAGCACGCGCACCGCGGTGGGGTGTTCGTGCGCAAAAAGCAGAAACCGGCCCAGCCGACAAGACCGCAACACAAAGCCCGCCTCCCAGAGGGAGACGGGCAAAGCCTGTGTGGCGAAAAGTTAGCGGGCGCGACGCGCCAGGTGCTCGGTGTCAGAAATCAGCACCGACTTACCCTCCAGGCGAATCCAGCCACGCTGCGCGAAGGTCGCCAGCGCCTTGTTCACGGTCTCGCGGGAAGCGCCCACCAGCTGGGCGATCTCTTCCTGGGTCAGGTCGTGGTTCACGCGCAATGCGGCACCCTCCTGGGAGCCGAAGCGGTTCGCCAGCTGCAGCAGGGTCTTAGCGACACGGCCGGGTACGTCGGTGAAGATCAAGTCCGCCAGGGAGGCGTTGGTGCGACGCAGACGACGCGCCAGGACGCGCAGCAGCTGCTCGGAAATCTCGGGGTGCTGGGCGATCCACTTGTGCAGCATCTCGGAGTTCATGGTGGCGGCGTGAACATCGGTCACGCACACTGCCGAAGAGGTGCGGGGGCCCGGATCGAAGATGGACAACTCGCCGAACATGTCGGAGGGGCCCATCACGGTCAGGAGGTTCTCGCGACCATCCGGGGCGTGGCGAGCCAGCTTCACCTTGCCGGAAGTCAGAATGTAGAGACGGTCGCCGGGTTCACCCTCTTCGAAGATGACCGCGCCACGCGGGAAGCGAACCGATTCCAACTCTGAAATCAACGTGCTCACCGCCGCAGGGTCAACACCCTGAAAAATTCCGGCACGCGACAGGATCTCCTGAACGGCTTCCACAATTGACTCCTTAGACAGGCTTAACTTTTTGGATGAATCGCTAAACAACCACGCGCACCATGCGACGTGGACACAACCCCACCCCGGTGTTGTGACACACGCAAGGCAGAACCCCTCACAAACGCTGGGGGGAAGCGGCGAAAAGCGGCGAATTGTATAACCAAAACCGTTTTCCGGAAATGCTAAAAAGCTGTGCTGTTCACCACTCTACTATGTTCTAAGTCACGAGGGAATAGAAAGCGTGTTCGCGCCACGAAACAGTCGCGACTTCGCCACATTTTCTAGTCCGCACGCACCTCAACAACGGGCTGCCCGGAACGGGTAACAACAGCCTCGAAATGCTCCATACGCATGGCAAACACCGCCAGAACGACGGGGGTGAGCAAACACAGTGCGGCAATCATGTCTCACATTCTACCCACGCCAACGACCACCAAAAACCACCCCCAAGTCTTAAGCTGGGGGCCATGCCCAGCTCCCCAAAAGCCCCACGAAACAACCCCGCCGACGCATGTGTGGTAGAAAACCTGCTGGCGCAGGCCTACCCGGAGGCAACCTGCGAGCTGAACTTCACCAACCCCTTCGAACTGCTCGTCGCCACCGCCCTGAGCGCCCAAACCACCGACGTTCGCGTCAACACCGTCACCCCGGAACTGTTTTCCCGTTTCCCCGACGCTGATGCCCTGGCGCACGCCAGCCACGACGAGGTCGCTGAGATCATCCGCCCCGTCGGCATGCACAACCAAAAGGCCAAAAACCTCATCAACATGGCCTCCAGCCTGGTGGGTTCTTGCGATGGTCAGGTGCCCGCAGATCGTGACAGCCTCACCGCGCTGGCCGGGGTGGGGCGCAAAACCGCCAACGTGGTGCTGGGCACCTGGTTTCGCCAGCCCACCATGCCGGTCGATACCCACGTCACCAGGGTTGCCCACGCGCTGGGTTTGAGCCGGGGGAAAACCCCACTGGCCATCGAAAAAGATTTGTGCGCGCAGCTGCCCGAGGACACCTGGGTGGATTTTTCCCACCGCATGATCTTGCACGGCCGGCGCATCTGCCATGCCCGCACCCCCGACTGCGGAAACTGCATCCTGTCTAGGGTGTGCCCCAGTGCCACGGCCCCGCTACGGGGATAGCTGGATGAGTACTTACAATGAGGCAACACCACGAACAGCAACGACGGGAGCCCCTTAAGGCATGAAACGCACCATCATCGCTTCCATTTTCGGGGCCGTCGTGATCGGGGTCTTGCTGGCGCTGGTCATCAGCACCACCCGGCCGGCCACCCCCGCGGACGATGCTGCCACGGATCCGGTTGCGGCGCAGGACAGCCCTGCCGCCCCGGTCGCGCAGCGCCCCGATTGCCCGGTGAACACCATCGCCGGGGTGAACTTGGATTGTCTCGGTGGCCAGGCTGCCCCCGCTGACACCTCGATCAGCACCCCGACAGTGGTGACCTTGTGGGCCTGGTGGTGTGGCCCCTGCCGTGCGGAGCTTCCCCTGTTTGATGAGCTGGCGGCTGCTCACCCGGACTGGACTGTGCTCGGGGTGCACGTGGACGCCAAAGATGGTGCCGGCGCCCAATTACTCTCTGAGCTCGGCAGCGACCTGCCCAGCCTGAAAGATCCCAACAGCCAGCTCGCCGCGAAACTCAGCCTGCCCAACGTGGTTCCTATCACGATCTTTATTTCCCCGGACGGCACTACCAAGGTGCATGCCAAGCCCTATACCAGTTTCGCGGATCTTAACCAGGACGCGCAGCAGGCTTTTGCTGGAGCTGGTCGCTAGTGGGCGCGCCTGCGTGGCTGCGCCCTGTGATCGATGCCGGGCAGCAGGGGCATATCAATAGCCACTTGACTGAGCGCAATACCCACGACAATCCCGACGCGAGCCGCAAAGCCGCCGTGATGGTGCTGTTTAGTGGGGATCCGGCCGCGCGCGTGTTGCCTGATGATGCTGCGGTGTTGCTGACCCACCGCACGCCGACCATGCGGAGTCATTCCGGCCAGATCGCTTTCCCCGGCGGCCGGGTCGACCCGGAAGATCCCAGCATCGTTGCTGCTGCTTTGCGGGAAACCTTTGAGGAGACGGGGATTAGCCCCGACACCATACTTCCGCTGGCAACCTTGGACAATATCTTCATTCGGGCGACCGGCTACCCGGTGCACCCGGTGTTGGGGTACTGGCACACCCCGGGTGGGCACCATGTGGCCAGCCCGGAGGAAACCGATGACGTGTTCACCAGCACCATCGGCGAGTTGGCGGATCCGGCGCACCGCTTCGCGATCACTCATGGCTCCTACACGGGCCCGGCTTTTCGAATCAACGACTACCTGATCTGGGGTTTTACTGCCGGTGTTTTGGACGCCATTTTGGCGACGAGTGGCTGGGAGAAACCTTGGCGACACAACCCGCCGAGGAGCCTGGCGCAAGAAATCGCCAACTCGCGCAATAATGAGCAGTTACGACTCCCCGCGCCCGCATCCCGCGGCCGCATTCCCCGGCCTTAGCTGTCACCGCATCACCATCAGGAGAATCCGCCATCGTGCTCACCGGCACCATTATTGACGTCATCGTCATCATCGCCCTCCTGTCGGCTCTTGCCGTCGGCTGGCGCCAGGGCGTCATCGCTGCCTCCTTGTCGATTCTGGGGGTTATCGCCGGCCTGTTTGGGGGCATGCTGGTCACCGAACGTCTGGCGAATTCCACGGATAATCCGGGACTGCGAATCTTGCTGGTGCTGGGTGCTTACATTTTGCTCATCGCGATCGGGCACATGGCGGGCAGCGCTATTGGTGCGGCCTTGCGCGACCGGATGCGTTTTAAGTCCTCGCAGCGGATTGATTCGCTGTTGGGCGCGGTTTTTCAAACCTTTGCCACGCTGGTGGTGTTGTGGCTGATTGCTGGGCCGTTGGCGTCGAGCAATATCACCGGGGTGAATACGGCGGTATCCCAGTCGCAGATTATGCGCTCTGTCGATGGGCACATGCCGAAGCAGGCCAGTCAGCTTCCCAATAAGCTTGCGGCGTTGTTGTCCGAGTCCGGTTTGCCGCCGCTGATTAGTCCTTTTACTGATCATGCGGGCACTGACGTTCCGGCTCCTGCCATCAATGTGGAGGACAAGGAGCTGGTAGAGCGGCTGCGCCCCAGCGTGGTGCACGTGTTGGGCGATGCTACTCAGTGTTCGCGCCGGCTGTCGGGTACTGGTTTTGTGGTTGATGACTCCCACATCATCACCAACGCTCACGTGGTGGCTGGTACGAACACGGTGCGTTTGGACACGGTGTTGGGGATGAAAAATGCCGACGTTGTGTATTACAACCCTTCCGAGGACATTGCGGTGTTGTTTGCTCAGGATTTGGGGTTGCCGGCGTTGCAGTGGGCCCCGGAGCCGGCCGTGTCGGGGGAGGACACCATTGTGATGGGGTTCCCGAACTCCGGTCCTTTTGAGGCGGCCCCGGGCCGTGTGAAGGATAAGTTGACGGTCAATGGGCCCGATATTTACGCCACGACCCGCATTGATCGGGAGGCGTATACGGTGCGTGGCACGATCCGTCAGGGCAATTCTGGCGGCCCGATGGTGAACCTTGAGGGCCAGGTGGTGGGCGTGGTCTTTGGCGCCTCCATCGATAAGACGGACACGGGTTTTGTGCTCACCGCGCAGGAGGTGCGCGATTCCATTGGCGATATCAGTGGTCTGCGGGACAAGGTGGATACGAAGACCTGCGTCAATGGCCATGGTGCCGCGAATGCGACCTTGGAGAAGGACAATCCTTTCGCCCGCTGAGTGGGGCTGGTTTGGGGGAGTGTTTCAGCGGGGTGTGGTTAGTCCCTGAGCGAAGTCGGCGATGGTGTCGGCGAGGTCTTCGGGGGCGGTGATGTAGGGCAGTCTGCCGGCGCAGGATGCGCGGTGGTGGCTGGTGGTGTAGTTGCTGGAGGCGTCGCAGGCGTGGGCCCACCAGGCGGTGCCGTCGTCGATGCACAGCGCTGGTGCGGGGATGGGGTGGGTGGCCCAGCGGCGGGGGAGTCGTTCGGTGGGGATTTTTGCCCAGCGGGCGAGTTTTTCCGGTACCCGGTCGACGCGGGCGTGGAGGCCGCGCCAGTGTGCGATGGTGTCGAGGTGGTGGAGGGGTTGCCCGGATAGGGGAGTGGCTGCGGCGCGGGTGGTGATCCAGCGGCTGAGCGCCATGGGGCGGCGGCGTAGCGCCCGGGCGGCGAGGGGGGGGAAGTGGCTGATGGCGCGGGCGAGTAGTTGCCCGGAGGCGGCGAAGGGGTGGCGCCAGGCGAGAGTGTTGACGAGTCCTGGCCAGGTGCCGCAGATGCTGACGATGGCGCGAATGTTGATGGGGTAGCGGGCGGCGGTGGCCCAGGCGATGGTGCCGCCGGATCCGGCGCCGACGAGGATGGCGTCGTCGTGCCCGAGGGCGCGGATGATGGAGGCGACGTCGCCGGCGGCGACGATGGTGTCGTATCCGCTGGGCGGTTTGTCGGATAGTCCGACGCCGCGGTTGTCGAGGGCGGCGACGTGGTAGCCGTGTTGGGCGAGGGGTTCGAGCAGCCAGAAGTAGTCGAACCAGGCGCCGGGCCAGTCGTGCAGCAGCAGGATGAGGGGGTTGGTGGGCTGCCCGGTGTGAGCGACGTGGAGTCTTAGTCCGCGTACGTGGATGAGGTCGTGGCGGAAGGGCCCGGGGTGGGCGACGTCGCTGGGGCGGATGGGCTCGATGTTGGCCATGAGTGCTTCCCCCTTTGGTGGGGCTGAGCGTCCCGCTGGTGGCGGGAGGGGTGTGAAGAGAAAGAAGAGAAAGCAGGTGTGTGGGGTGTCGCAAAAGCGCCTCGTGGGGGTTCCCACGAGGCGCTCAAAAGGTGCGTGCTTTAGGTGTAGAGGCCGTGGTTGTTGTCCAGGGAGGCCTGTGCTTTGCCGGGGACCAGCTTTTTGAGTTCGCCGACGGAGTCGATGGTGTTCTTCGGCGCGGAGATGGTCTTGACTTTCTTGAAGCCGATGAGTGCCAGCAGGCCGGCGACCAGCAGCATCAGGACGAAGACGATGAGGTAGCACACCCAGCGCTGGTCGATCCAGACGTTGAGGAGCTCTGCGAGCATGAAGAAGAAGAAGAAGGAGGAGTACAGGGCGATGACGCCTGCGGCGCCGAACAGGCCGCCGCCGAGTGCGCCCTTTTTGGCTTCTGCGGCGATTTCGGTCTTGGCGAGTTCGACTTCGGCACGGAACAGTGCGGACATCTGGGCGGTGGCATCAGAGACTAGGTCTCCAACCGAGCCTCGGCCAGAGGCGCGCGTGTCCACATCGGCCAGAGGGATCTCATTCACCTTCGGGGAAAAAGCACCGGAACCATCAGTAAAAAGGCCCTGCGGGTTGCTCACGGTCAACGCTCCTAGAAACGGTTAAAGAAAAAGTTCATTGATGTTTATTGATGTTGATGAAACCACATCAACGACCTGCCAGTTCGCCACGCCACGCCCAACTGATAGCAGTTGTTGCGTTTTGGTCGTCTGCTTTTGGCAGCACATGTCTACCCCACATGTTGCCATAAGTGCCGGTAACTGTGAACTAGAGTGGCCGGGTGGCCTTTCAACTCCCGCTGGAAAACATTGCATCCCACCCGGAAACCCGCGCAGCGATTGCGGCTGCGCGTGATGCTGTCGGGGCGGCGTCGCGGGTGCCGACGGTGATCCGCCGGCCTGATTTTTATAGTGCGCACGCCGCTAAACAGGCTGCGCAGGCGAGCTGCAAGCTGGATCCGGGTGGTTCTGTGGCGTCGGTGCTGGAGGTGTTTGGGATGGTTGATGAGGCTGCCGCCCGTCGGTTGCGCACGCAGCCGTTGGCGGTGCTGGCGCGGATGGATGTGGTGCTCGGGGGCAATGGCACCCCCGTGTCGCGCCCGGATGCGGTGTTGGCGGTGCCGGCGGTGATTCGTGCCGGCGGTGACGGGTTCTTTGCGACGGCGGCCACCCATGCGTTGATTGCGAGTGCGAAGCCTTTTGGTCCGCGCAGTGGCCACATTGCGCGGGCGGCCGCCCGGGTGGTGGCGCTGCATACTGGGGCGGATCCGCACAACATTGCCCACACGGAAAGTTTTCTCTCCCGCCATCCCGATTCTTATCGGCAGATGCTGGCCGGGGCCTGCGATGAGGCGGGGATGCGGGCGGTGGTGGTGGGGTATCTCGACGCTATGGCTTCCGGCGCTTTAGCTGCCCAAAGGCTTGCCCAAGCTGGTTAGCGGCACTGCCGTCGCGGGTCAGCCACCAGGCGCCGGCCACGGCGGCTGCTGCCGCGACCACGGTGGTAGAAACCTGCATTTTCTTCTTTGAGGGCAGCACGAACAGGGGCACGGGGTTTTTAAACACCATGATGTCCCACCCGCGCTCTATGGCGGTTTTGCGCAGGCTGCGGTCGGGGTTGACGGCCACGGGGTTGCCGACGATTTCCAGCATGGGCACATCGGTGGTGGAGTCCGAGTAGGCGAAGCAGCGATCCAAGTCGAGATGCAGCTCGTCGACGAGTTTTCGAATCGCTTCGGCTTTCGCATCACCTTTGAGGTATTGCAGGATTTCCCCGGTGTAGCGCCCGTCGGCGATGTCCAGCCGGGTGGTCACCATGTCGCTGACGCCCAGCTCGTGGGCGATGGGGGCAACCAGCTCGTAGGCGGAA encodes the following:
- a CDS encoding transglycosylase domain-containing protein, translating into MSFLRRLSIITGTVVTAGLVGAVGLAPAATVAGVGISRTQETMESNLADLTDGSAPGVTTLLDANDEPIAWLYKQRRFDVAPDQIAPIMKQAIVSVEDRRFYEHPGVDWQGTARAMVKNIFSGSVQEGASTIDQQYVKNYLLLVDAEDEAEQVAATEQSIPRKLREMRMASDLDKRLSKDEILTRYLNIVPFGNGAYGIEAAARTYFGSHASDLTPLQAATLAGIVQSSSVLNPYTNPEGVIERRNTVLDTMAETGALPVEEVQALKQEPLGVQEVPTGLPNGCITAGNKGFFCDYVIDYLAKKDLPKDKLFTGGYTIHTTLDPAIQEMTHNAVTAQVSPTTPGAAEVLNVVQPGADTRRVLAMTSSRNYGLNLDEGETVLPQPFTRVGAGAGSVFKVFTAATAIERGMGIDNILNVPPRYNAQGMGEGGAPNCPPGYYCVENAGVYRPSMTLRDALAQSPNTTFVQLIQQVGVPAVVDMAVRLGLRDYEDPGSFDGESSIAQYMIDHNLGSFTLGPTAVNPLELSNVAATLASNGVWCEPSPIERITDRNGNDVPIDSPPCEQVIDEGVAHALANAMSSDMVNGTASEAAKNMGWGAPTAGKTGTTETHQSAAFMGFNSNFAAVPYIYNDGTTVAPLCTSPLRQCQEGTLYGGMEPARTWIGLAETLGWPAEGIIPPYDPIYNTGTATQDIPRVTGLAEADARKRLERAGYRVRTEFVPGNGMPKGRAVGVNTAGVTMKGQEVVLQLSDGTKPPTPTPTPRVQRPTSTQAPAPANDPVADLASAVDEAVNQLLQNTGQ
- a CDS encoding WhiB family transcriptional regulator, which gives rise to MTASLTNTKNNPYLSASTTTVEPAKTRGDWVTQAKCRDGDPDALFVRGAAQRRAAQICRRCPVVDLCRADALDNKVEFGVWGGLTERQRRALLRANPDVTDWAAYFERHGDELLGV
- a CDS encoding DUF4177 domain-containing protein — protein: MTTWEYATVPLLSHATKQILDTWGEDGWELVAVTPGPNPDNSVAYLKRPKQ
- a CDS encoding RidA family protein, producing the protein MSATQRLAELGITLPTVAAPVAAYVPAIQVGNQVWTSGQLPFVDGKLPATGHVGAEVSEEDAKGYARQAALNALAAIDQLVGIDNVTRVVKVVGFVNSPADFTGQPAVINGASELCQEVFGEAGQHARSAVGVAALPMGSPVEVEIIVEIAN
- a CDS encoding MBL fold metallo-hydrolase — protein: MEHPAYSQLRQVTPSAAVVLCPNPGYATLDGTNSWVIRAEGDPKSIVIDPGPEDEGHLNVLHSKSDEVGLILLTHRHHDHGDGATRFRQLTGAPIAASDASYCRDAEPLKDGQFITLDGVTPTIEVMAAPGHTKDSVCFFIWSGTPGESTLEGIVTGDTIAGRHTTMISETDGDLGHYLETLGTLEERGKDITLLPGHGPEHPDTSQLARKYLDRRAQRLDQVKQALKELGKDASMKEIVDFIYTDVDPVLRDAAEQSTRVTMRYLENHPDA
- the glxR gene encoding CRP-like cAMP-activated global transcriptional regulator GlxR, translated to MEAVQEILSRAGIFQGVDPAAVSTLISELESVRFPRGAVIFEEGEPGDRLYILTSGKVKLARHAPDGRENLLTVMGPSDMFGELSIFDPGPRTSSAVCVTDVHAATMNSEMLHKWIAQHPEISEQLLRVLARRLRRTNASLADLIFTDVPGRVAKTLLQLANRFGSQEGAALRVNHDLTQEEIAQLVGASRETVNKALATFAQRGWIRLEGKSVLISDTEHLARRAR
- the nth gene encoding endonuclease III — encoded protein: MPSSPKAPRNNPADACVVENLLAQAYPEATCELNFTNPFELLVATALSAQTTDVRVNTVTPELFSRFPDADALAHASHDEVAEIIRPVGMHNQKAKNLINMASSLVGSCDGQVPADRDSLTALAGVGRKTANVVLGTWFRQPTMPVDTHVTRVAHALGLSRGKTPLAIEKDLCAQLPEDTWVDFSHRMILHGRRICHARTPDCGNCILSRVCPSATAPLRG
- a CDS encoding TlpA family protein disulfide reductase yields the protein MKRTIIASIFGAVVIGVLLALVISTTRPATPADDAATDPVAAQDSPAAPVAQRPDCPVNTIAGVNLDCLGGQAAPADTSISTPTVVTLWAWWCGPCRAELPLFDELAAAHPDWTVLGVHVDAKDGAGAQLLSELGSDLPSLKDPNSQLAAKLSLPNVVPITIFISPDGTTKVHAKPYTSFADLNQDAQQAFAGAGR
- a CDS encoding NUDIX hydrolase, yielding MTERNTHDNPDASRKAAVMVLFSGDPAARVLPDDAAVLLTHRTPTMRSHSGQIAFPGGRVDPEDPSIVAAALRETFEETGISPDTILPLATLDNIFIRATGYPVHPVLGYWHTPGGHHVASPEETDDVFTSTIGELADPAHRFAITHGSYTGPAFRINDYLIWGFTAGVLDAILATSGWEKPWRHNPPRSLAQEIANSRNNEQLRLPAPASRGRIPRP
- a CDS encoding MarP family serine protease; translation: MLTGTIIDVIVIIALLSALAVGWRQGVIAASLSILGVIAGLFGGMLVTERLANSTDNPGLRILLVLGAYILLIAIGHMAGSAIGAALRDRMRFKSSQRIDSLLGAVFQTFATLVVLWLIAGPLASSNITGVNTAVSQSQIMRSVDGHMPKQASQLPNKLAALLSESGLPPLISPFTDHAGTDVPAPAINVEDKELVERLRPSVVHVLGDATQCSRRLSGTGFVVDDSHIITNAHVVAGTNTVRLDTVLGMKNADVVYYNPSEDIAVLFAQDLGLPALQWAPEPAVSGEDTIVMGFPNSGPFEAAPGRVKDKLTVNGPDIYATTRIDREAYTVRGTIRQGNSGGPMVNLEGQVVGVVFGASIDKTDTGFVLTAQEVRDSIGDISGLRDKVDTKTCVNGHGAANATLEKDNPFAR